The Desmonostoc muscorum LEGE 12446 genome includes a region encoding these proteins:
- a CDS encoding GAF domain-containing protein: protein MSVYQGSCGETTDVIIGVHNQENGEFQSNSAPVGALATRQGTFSTFLAPLTQDTFKQVVKDVEQKLQIVHQTLSMLDSNGFETILQEMLHSITLKTGELLGADRTTIFLLDEEKQELWSIVAGGEGDRSLEIRIPANKGIGGEVATFKQVINIPFDFYDDPRSHFAQAQEKRTGYRTYTMLALPLLNEHGQLVAVVQLLNKLKSGNNPNAPLAERIDTKGFICGDEQLFQEFAPSIRLILESSRSFYVATQKQRAVAALMKAIKSLSQSSLDLEDTLKRVMDEAKELMNADRSTLWLIDRDRHELWTKITQDDGSTKELRVPIGKGFAGIVAASGKKLNIAFDLYDDPDSETAKQLDQQNGYRTCSLLCMPVFNADQELIGVTQLVNKKKSGDFPTYDPAHWPKAPECFQASFDRNDEEFMEAFNIQAGVALHNAQLFATVKQQEQMQRDILRSLSNGVVSTDKAGLIIAANESAKRLLGLEAEDRLEGKSVNDVIAIKESDFSKWCQDALHGTDSKRRQQYYPDRTLISTGTEQHSINLSINTIADASDHEQVRGALVVMEDISDEKRLKSTMYRYMTQELAEELLKLDDAKLGGDRKEVSILFSDIRGYTTLTENLEAEEVVSMLNEYFESMVEAVFKHKGTLDKYIGDAIMAVFGSPLPLEEHAWMAVQTSVEMRQRLHDFNQRRHAVNKPKINIGIGINSDTVISGNIGSSKRMEFTAIGDGVNLGSRLESVSKQYGCDIIISHNTFKPCQENIWARELDYIRVKGRNEPVAIYELVGLRSTPIASEKLQVIEHYHKGRKYYLQRDFNRARAEFAQVLAADNQDKAAMLHLLRCQHWLQAPPTESDWDEGVWTFQEK from the coding sequence ATGTCAGTGTATCAAGGAAGTTGTGGGGAGACCACCGATGTGATTATTGGTGTTCACAACCAAGAAAACGGCGAATTTCAATCAAATTCTGCTCCTGTGGGTGCTCTTGCCACAAGACAAGGAACTTTTTCTACGTTTCTTGCTCCCTTGACTCAAGATACTTTTAAACAGGTTGTTAAGGATGTCGAGCAAAAATTACAGATTGTGCATCAAACCCTATCGATGCTGGATTCTAATGGGTTTGAAACTATCTTGCAAGAAATGCTGCATTCGATTACTTTGAAAACCGGGGAATTACTGGGGGCAGACCGGACGACGATCTTTTTATTGGATGAAGAAAAACAAGAACTCTGGTCAATTGTGGCTGGGGGGGAGGGCGATCGCTCTTTAGAAATTCGCATCCCCGCCAATAAAGGTATCGGTGGTGAGGTGGCTACTTTTAAGCAAGTTATCAATATTCCCTTTGATTTTTATGACGATCCGCGATCGCATTTTGCCCAAGCACAAGAAAAAAGAACTGGCTATCGCACTTACACGATGCTGGCTCTACCGTTATTAAATGAACATGGACAATTAGTCGCAGTAGTACAATTACTGAATAAATTAAAATCTGGTAATAATCCTAATGCTCCACTTGCAGAGCGCATTGATACCAAAGGTTTTATCTGTGGTGACGAACAATTATTTCAAGAATTTGCTCCTTCGATTCGACTGATTTTAGAATCATCGCGCTCTTTTTATGTAGCTACCCAAAAACAAAGAGCAGTGGCGGCGTTGATGAAAGCAATCAAGTCGCTTTCTCAAAGCAGTCTCGATTTAGAAGATACCCTCAAGCGGGTGATGGATGAAGCCAAGGAATTAATGAATGCCGATCGCAGTACACTATGGTTAATAGACCGCGATCGTCATGAATTGTGGACGAAAATCACCCAGGACGATGGCTCAACTAAGGAGTTACGCGTCCCCATCGGTAAAGGCTTTGCTGGGATAGTAGCCGCATCTGGTAAAAAGCTAAATATTGCCTTTGATTTATACGACGATCCCGACTCGGAGACAGCCAAACAACTCGATCAGCAAAATGGCTATCGCACTTGTAGTTTACTTTGTATGCCAGTATTTAACGCCGACCAAGAATTAATCGGTGTTACCCAATTAGTAAATAAAAAGAAATCTGGAGATTTTCCGACTTACGATCCCGCTCATTGGCCAAAAGCTCCCGAATGCTTCCAAGCTAGTTTTGACCGCAATGATGAAGAGTTCATGGAAGCTTTCAATATTCAAGCAGGAGTAGCCCTACATAATGCTCAGTTGTTTGCCACAGTCAAGCAACAAGAACAAATGCAACGAGACATTCTCCGTAGTCTTTCCAATGGAGTAGTTTCTACTGATAAAGCTGGATTAATTATCGCTGCCAATGAAAGCGCTAAACGTCTGCTGGGGCTGGAAGCAGAAGACCGTTTGGAGGGTAAATCAGTTAATGATGTTATCGCTATTAAAGAAAGCGACTTTAGCAAGTGGTGTCAGGATGCTTTACATGGAACTGACTCGAAACGTCGCCAACAATATTACCCCGATCGCACTCTTATAAGTACTGGTACTGAACAGCATAGTATTAATTTATCGATTAATACAATTGCTGATGCCAGCGACCACGAGCAAGTCCGTGGGGCGCTGGTGGTGATGGAAGATATCAGTGATGAAAAGCGGCTCAAAAGTACAATGTACCGCTACATGACCCAGGAATTGGCAGAAGAATTGCTGAAGTTGGATGACGCTAAACTAGGAGGCGATCGCAAAGAAGTTTCAATTCTATTTTCGGATATTCGCGGCTACACTACTTTGACGGAAAACTTGGAAGCAGAAGAAGTGGTGAGTATGCTCAATGAATATTTTGAATCAATGGTGGAGGCAGTTTTTAAACATAAAGGCACCCTGGATAAATACATCGGCGATGCCATTATGGCTGTTTTTGGTTCACCTTTACCTTTAGAAGAACATGCTTGGATGGCGGTGCAAACATCTGTAGAAATGCGCCAACGCTTGCATGATTTTAATCAACGTCGCCATGCAGTTAATAAACCCAAAATCAACATTGGCATTGGCATCAACTCCGATACAGTGATTAGTGGGAATATTGGCTCTAGTAAGCGAATGGAATTTACAGCCATTGGCGATGGTGTTAATTTAGGCTCCCGACTGGAAAGTGTTAGTAAACAGTATGGTTGCGATATTATTATTAGCCATAACACTTTTAAACCATGCCAAGAAAATATTTGGGCGAGAGAACTAGATTACATTCGCGTCAAAGGCAGAAATGAGCCAGTAGCTATATATGAATTGGTGGGTTTGCGTTCCACTCCCATTGCTAGCGAAAAACTACAAGTGATTGAGCATTATCATAAAGGGCGCAAATATTACCTCCAACGCGATTTTAACCGTGCCAGAGCCGAATTTGCCCAAGTTTTAGCGGCTGATAACCAAGACAAAGCTGCTATGTTGCATCTGTTGCGTTGTCAACATTGGTTACAAGCACCCCCAACAGAGTCAGATTGGGATGAAGGAGTCTGGACATTTCAGGAAAAATAA
- a CDS encoding HPF/RaiA family ribosome-associated protein produces the protein MKVTPEITYRNLEKTDAIAALINQKIAKLEHICNYINSCHIAIEKIHDRPRSGSPYRVRIDVTVPPGHEIVAESNPGEGKQYQPLNAVIRDAFDAACGQLVKLTQRQHHSEKNLSNDAAQDTRAFVTKLFRDRGYGFLKTLDGQEIYFHCNSVLHDDFQRLEIGTGVHFSVEQGEEGPKASTVKIVDKPGVRVGKSQQTVIQPPLDWRE, from the coding sequence ATGAAAGTTACACCAGAAATTACTTATCGCAATCTTGAAAAAACTGATGCGATCGCTGCTTTAATTAATCAAAAAATTGCCAAGCTAGAACATATTTGCAATTACATCAATAGTTGCCATATCGCAATTGAAAAAATACACGATCGCCCCCGCAGTGGTTCTCCTTATAGAGTCAGAATTGATGTCACCGTACCTCCTGGTCACGAAATAGTAGCAGAAAGTAATCCCGGCGAGGGTAAGCAGTATCAGCCACTAAATGCAGTAATTAGAGATGCCTTTGATGCGGCTTGTGGGCAACTCGTCAAACTCACCCAACGCCAACATCACAGTGAGAAAAATTTGAGCAATGATGCAGCCCAGGATACAAGGGCATTTGTCACCAAGTTATTTCGCGATCGCGGCTATGGCTTTCTTAAAACCTTGGATGGTCAGGAAATTTACTTCCACTGCAATAGTGTGCTACATGACGACTTTCAACGGTTAGAAATTGGTACTGGTGTCCATTTTTCTGTAGAACAAGGTGAAGAAGGACCCAAAGCAAGCACAGTAAAAATTGTTGATAAGCCAGGAGTGCGTGTTGGCAAATCCCAGCAGACTGTAATTCAACCACCATTGGACTGGAGGGAGTAG
- a CDS encoding phosphoribosyltransferase translates to MLFKDRRFAGQVLARELAAYSNRSDVVVLGLPRGGVPVAFEVAKALNAPLDVLVVRKLGVPDQEELAMGAIASGGVRILNQHIINLVNISDEVIARVAVQEERELGRREQVYRGDRPFPDLRGRTVILVDDGLATGATMWAAIVAVRKQQPAAIIIAVPVAARETYQQLEPEVDQIACVSTPSPFYSVGLWYENFPQTTDEEVRELLIEAAKNGQPLFAG, encoded by the coding sequence ATGCTATTCAAAGATAGGAGGTTTGCAGGTCAAGTTTTGGCTAGGGAGTTAGCCGCTTATAGTAATCGCTCAGATGTTGTGGTTTTAGGACTACCAAGAGGCGGCGTACCCGTTGCCTTTGAGGTTGCTAAAGCCTTAAATGCTCCCTTAGATGTTTTGGTGGTACGTAAATTGGGTGTGCCCGATCAAGAAGAACTAGCAATGGGAGCGATCGCTTCTGGTGGTGTGCGGATACTCAATCAACATATTATCAACCTGGTGAACATCTCCGACGAAGTAATTGCCAGGGTGGCGGTGCAAGAAGAACGAGAATTAGGACGCCGGGAACAGGTTTATCGAGGCGATCGCCCCTTCCCAGATTTAAGAGGACGCACGGTCATTTTGGTAGATGATGGTTTAGCCACAGGTGCAACTATGTGGGCTGCTATTGTGGCTGTACGGAAACAGCAACCGGCTGCAATTATAATTGCTGTGCCCGTAGCCGCGCGTGAAACTTATCAACAGTTAGAACCTGAAGTAGACCAAATCGCTTGCGTCTCCACACCCAGCCCCTTCTACAGCGTTGGTCTTTGGTACGAAAACTTTCCCCAAACTACAGATGAAGAAGTCCGAGAATTACTAATAGAAGCCGCAAAGAACGGTCAACCATTATTTGCTGGGTGA
- a CDS encoding DUF2267 domain-containing protein, which yields MQHDEFIGQVQNRARLSSRGDAELATRATLETLAERLAGGEPFNAAAQLPRGIAEYMRHEHAGAGERFSVDEFFERVSQRESVELPDAVHHARVVIEVLSEAISRGEIDDIRSQLPSEFNPLFEAGSQGRMRVNT from the coding sequence ATGCAACACGATGAGTTTATTGGACAGGTGCAAAATCGCGCCCGTCTCAGTTCACGTGGTGATGCAGAACTCGCAACCCGTGCGACTCTGGAGACGCTAGCCGAACGGTTAGCTGGCGGTGAGCCTTTTAATGCGGCTGCTCAACTGCCAAGAGGCATTGCAGAATATATGCGACATGAACATGCTGGTGCTGGAGAACGCTTCTCTGTTGATGAATTTTTTGAGCGAGTCAGCCAAAGAGAAAGTGTAGAGCTTCCAGATGCTGTTCATCATGCCCGTGTAGTCATTGAGGTATTGAGTGAAGCCATTAGCAGAGGCGAGATCGATGATATTCGCTCTCAACTACCATCAGAATTCAATCCGTTGTTTGAGGCGGGTAGCCAAGGACGAATGCGTGTAAATACTTAA
- a CDS encoding glycoside hydrolase family 10 protein, whose protein sequence is MKRFVKWCVGFWNIRQSRKSGLFLVMVTLSVVTTVMLSFPLNAQTTPQKLPTSELRGVWLTNIDSDVLFERDRLKGSLQRLDELNFNTVYPAIWNWGYTLYPSKVAAKVIGRAIDPTPGLQGRDILKEIVDVGHQKGLTVIPWFEFGFMAPADSLLAKNRPQWLTSRSDGTRIVKEGTHNRVWLNPFRPEVQQFIQDLIVEIVRNYDIDGIQFDDHFGLPSELGYDAYTVALYKKEHRGQAPSKNSKDPEWVRWRANKITDFMKRVFTAIKAAKKDCIVSVAPNPQRFSYEYFLADWQKWERMGIIEDLVLQIYRDDLNVFVSELEYPEVKAAKSHIPVSIGILAGLKNRSIPMQQIQTQVQKVRDRNFAGVSFFFYETLWNMSKEKPLVRQTSFQKIFPTPTTYPNLLAGWKP, encoded by the coding sequence ATGAAAAGGTTTGTAAAGTGGTGTGTTGGGTTTTGGAATATTCGCCAAAGCCGAAAGTCGGGGTTATTTCTGGTGATGGTTACCTTGAGCGTGGTAACTACGGTGATGTTATCGTTTCCGTTAAACGCTCAAACTACTCCTCAGAAATTACCGACATCTGAGTTAAGGGGAGTGTGGTTAACAAATATTGACAGTGATGTGTTATTCGAGCGCGATCGCCTGAAGGGATCTTTGCAACGCCTCGATGAACTCAATTTTAACACCGTATATCCAGCGATTTGGAATTGGGGGTATACATTGTATCCTAGCAAAGTTGCAGCTAAAGTCATTGGGCGAGCGATCGACCCCACACCCGGACTGCAAGGGCGAGACATCCTCAAAGAAATTGTGGATGTGGGACACCAAAAAGGGTTAACAGTCATTCCCTGGTTTGAATTTGGCTTTATGGCACCAGCGGATTCCTTACTGGCTAAAAATCGTCCCCAATGGCTCACCAGTCGCAGCGATGGGACACGGATTGTCAAAGAAGGCACACATAATCGGGTTTGGCTAAATCCTTTTCGTCCAGAAGTGCAACAATTTATTCAAGATTTAATCGTTGAAATTGTTAGAAATTACGATATCGACGGCATTCAATTTGATGACCATTTTGGCTTACCTTCCGAATTAGGATACGATGCTTATACAGTGGCACTTTATAAAAAAGAACACCGTGGTCAAGCTCCCTCTAAAAATTCTAAAGATCCAGAATGGGTACGTTGGAGAGCTAACAAAATCACCGACTTTATGAAGCGGGTATTCACAGCTATCAAAGCCGCTAAAAAAGATTGTATCGTTTCTGTTGCACCGAATCCTCAACGTTTTTCCTACGAATACTTTTTAGCAGACTGGCAGAAGTGGGAACGGATGGGAATTATTGAAGATTTGGTTTTGCAAATTTATCGGGATGATTTGAATGTTTTTGTTAGCGAATTAGAGTATCCAGAAGTGAAAGCTGCAAAGAGCCATATTCCCGTGAGTATTGGCATTTTAGCTGGTTTAAAAAACAGATCTATACCTATGCAACAGATTCAGACACAAGTGCAAAAAGTACGCGATCGCAATTTTGCTGGAGTCTCTTTCTTTTTCTATGAAACTCTCTGGAACATGAGCAAAGAAAAACCCCTAGTTCGTCAAACTAGTTTCCAGAAAATTTTCCCTACACCAACGACTTACCCGAATTTACTTGCCGGTTGGAAACCATAG
- a CDS encoding site-2 protease family protein has product MFTLSETSILAAILVVALGILGWGFYRARPFGKLGILAWLQSVVLMTPWLLFFGLFAVGIYINIAGILFLVVTSAGLYIYLGSQLRKAGQDAILKQRATERLAAQSSPEENSPQPTVIELKPQIPPIPEDDLSAIKSIFGIDTFFATETIPYQDGAIFKGNLRGEPEEIHNRLTASLRERLGDRYRLFLVENTDGRPVVIVLPSRNDPRPMQLSQKAFAGILLIATIATNLEAAGLLLNFDFFTSPGRFTEALPIGAGIFAILVAHEIGHWLLARRHQIRLSWPFFLPAVQIGSFGAITRFESLLPNRKVLFDIALAGPAAGGIVSLVMLIAGLLLSHPGSLFQLPNQFFQGSILVGSLARVVLGSALQSPSVSIHPLVVIGWLGLVITALNLMPAGQLDGGRIVQAIYGRKTAGRATVATLILLVLVSLGNVLAMYWAIVIFFLQRDLERPSLNEITEPDDARAALGLLALFLMITTLLPLTPGLAGRLGIG; this is encoded by the coding sequence ATGTTTACTTTATCAGAAACTTCTATCCTGGCAGCAATCCTGGTGGTAGCTTTAGGCATTTTGGGTTGGGGCTTTTATCGCGCCAGACCTTTTGGAAAGCTAGGAATCTTGGCCTGGTTACAGTCGGTGGTGTTGATGACTCCGTGGCTACTGTTTTTTGGATTGTTTGCCGTAGGAATTTACATCAACATAGCAGGTATATTGTTCCTAGTGGTAACTTCTGCCGGATTGTACATCTACTTGGGCAGCCAGTTACGCAAAGCTGGCCAAGATGCCATACTCAAGCAGCGGGCAACCGAAAGACTCGCCGCCCAGTCCTCACCTGAAGAAAATTCCCCACAACCAACAGTAATAGAACTCAAACCCCAGATTCCACCGATACCAGAAGATGACTTGAGTGCAATTAAAAGCATTTTCGGTATTGATACGTTTTTCGCCACAGAAACCATCCCCTACCAAGATGGAGCAATTTTTAAAGGCAATCTGCGGGGAGAACCAGAAGAAATTCACAACCGTTTGACTGCTAGTTTACGAGAACGGCTTGGCGATCGCTATCGCTTGTTTTTAGTCGAAAATACAGATGGTAGACCAGTGGTGATTGTTCTCCCCAGTCGCAACGATCCCCGTCCCATGCAGTTATCGCAAAAGGCTTTTGCAGGTATTCTGTTGATAGCGACCATAGCCACAAATTTAGAAGCTGCGGGATTACTGCTGAATTTTGATTTCTTTACCAGTCCTGGAAGATTCACAGAAGCTTTGCCCATAGGCGCTGGTATATTTGCGATTTTAGTAGCTCATGAAATCGGTCATTGGTTACTTGCTCGCCGTCACCAAATCCGCCTTAGCTGGCCTTTCTTTCTACCCGCTGTGCAAATTGGCTCCTTTGGTGCAATTACCCGCTTTGAGTCTCTATTGCCCAACCGGAAGGTATTATTTGATATTGCCTTGGCAGGACCAGCCGCAGGTGGTATCGTTTCTTTGGTAATGCTGATTGCTGGTTTGCTGCTTTCCCACCCTGGTAGCTTATTTCAATTGCCAAATCAGTTTTTCCAAGGGTCAATTTTGGTGGGAAGCTTAGCGCGAGTTGTGCTTGGTTCTGCCTTACAGTCCCCTTCGGTAAGCATTCATCCCTTAGTAGTGATTGGTTGGTTAGGGCTAGTAATTACCGCTTTGAACTTAATGCCCGCCGGACAACTAGATGGTGGCCGCATTGTCCAGGCGATTTATGGACGCAAAACCGCAGGACGGGCAACTGTGGCAACTTTAATTTTACTGGTGCTAGTGTCTCTCGGTAATGTTCTGGCCATGTACTGGGCGATCGTGATTTTCTTCTTGCAACGAGATTTAGAACGCCCCAGCTTGAATGAAATCACTGAACCCGATGATGCTAGAGCCGCTTTGGGTCTTTTGGCTCTATTCTTGATGATTACTACCCTTTTACCGCTGACTCCTGGCTTGGCTGGACGTTTGGGAATAGGGTAA
- a CDS encoding RNaseH domain-containing protein, protein MIPNVKNLPYASFRGFLEVVFKNAARIEPDVGLTKFALNSAKRGSDPEPFVYLNGGNEEDINQMLRPIINDWFTNHLRPFAKKEDISTNIIDRLQDLQEGGELLKISPFKSQVFPWNWSKQTGTTQPKDLTDKYAYRAIVDYVARQIAGQEIFPDLGPIKRIISSNSGIVELIADPITLPDTKGKFSFVVSLEVVTYPSLSQPLVKVEISKRRWFTQLKDPKYDRRNISGFIFSQDYPDRAFSYRVKCEQDKNNEQDNKNWRWATDTDFEILRRELKLPLESFDGQKIALGKASTDSCEVVLTYRNGLQDNSEDDENSSEGYGIETGVPEIDKLDALEAIAKIINPLGIKIFDGYTKVPSKHKLDDTASRMINLPTLLGGVLEALETNSDLELTAKYLDQLDDSQIDSLLRKHFDIRLEGIESGRKAFQFNKVTPNQTNALQTIIQANQAAMQRLYPNEQPRLFIFYEDDLKTEAELLQKITKVLWGDTLEIIINCLPANTHGPREILPGKDLKNKERSRQRIEAWKSTAKQIEDPNKPTFSLIMARQFYADPTGEKSPKHDDKVNKPSTRQALAKVGSGVQFLLPIAKTRKTKHLKLTDFFHRMQSALKDLFSAHSGRIDGVKEKVDKYLQNIPPEARPKEILGFTIVRKQRGRIRGVIENTFLAVAMRLNVDTGKCELCCAYEKGNLVISPWFSFSDALAFIAQLTPIKLADKRNVSQTRFMNFVKQIISNSVEDGMQPLVMIDSSNCVQLWDWLADSRINANQINLGQQFENMQDEWQGARLIRIRQELAPGIIEKKARHLIETSLEDTRTKEQLNKLPPTLKIPSASSATGLFRLSATNQTGCVAYLSVAREAPHQYPRGQSCYRSTQTLANKVGLKISQLSTKAPFIGRWPTPNPLEIVVTLRQPEDNPDDLAALVESLRYGFGHYSDWTGLPAPLFFERVVRDYISDFAIADEETEAELD, encoded by the coding sequence ATGATTCCTAATGTCAAAAATCTCCCCTATGCCTCATTTCGAGGATTTCTAGAAGTAGTATTCAAAAATGCAGCGCGAATTGAACCAGACGTAGGCCTTACGAAGTTTGCATTGAATAGTGCTAAAAGGGGAAGCGATCCAGAACCTTTTGTTTACCTAAATGGTGGTAATGAAGAAGATATAAATCAAATGCTTCGCCCAATTATTAACGACTGGTTCACAAATCATCTCAGACCTTTTGCAAAAAAAGAAGACATATCAACGAATATTATTGACCGCTTGCAAGATTTGCAGGAAGGAGGAGAACTTCTGAAAATTTCTCCATTTAAATCTCAAGTATTCCCTTGGAATTGGTCTAAACAGACAGGTACAACTCAGCCAAAAGATTTAACAGATAAATATGCCTATCGTGCCATAGTAGATTATGTAGCCCGTCAAATTGCTGGACAAGAGATTTTTCCAGATTTAGGGCCGATAAAACGTATTATTTCCAGCAATTCTGGGATTGTAGAATTGATCGCCGATCCGATAACCTTACCTGACACAAAAGGTAAATTCAGTTTTGTGGTGAGCTTGGAAGTAGTAACATATCCTTCTTTGTCTCAACCTTTGGTGAAAGTTGAGATTTCCAAACGTCGCTGGTTTACTCAGTTAAAAGATCCTAAATACGATCGTAGGAATATTAGCGGTTTCATATTTTCTCAAGACTATCCCGATCGCGCCTTTAGCTATCGAGTAAAATGCGAACAAGATAAAAATAACGAACAAGATAATAAGAATTGGCGTTGGGCGACAGATACAGATTTTGAAATTCTGCGAAGAGAATTGAAACTGCCTCTCGAATCTTTTGATGGGCAAAAAATCGCTTTGGGCAAAGCCTCTACTGATAGCTGTGAGGTTGTTTTAACTTACCGTAATGGACTTCAAGATAATTCAGAAGACGACGAAAATAGTTCAGAAGGATACGGTATTGAAACAGGTGTACCAGAGATTGATAAATTAGATGCCTTGGAAGCGATCGCTAAAATTATTAACCCATTAGGAATCAAAATATTCGATGGTTACACAAAAGTACCATCCAAGCACAAACTAGATGATACAGCATCGCGGATGATTAATCTTCCTACACTGCTTGGTGGGGTTTTGGAAGCTCTCGAAACCAATTCCGACTTGGAGCTTACTGCGAAATACCTCGATCAACTCGACGACAGTCAAATCGATAGCTTGCTACGCAAACATTTTGACATTCGTTTAGAAGGGATTGAGTCGGGAAGAAAAGCTTTTCAATTTAATAAAGTTACGCCGAATCAAACGAATGCTCTCCAAACCATCATTCAGGCAAACCAAGCAGCGATGCAGCGATTATATCCTAATGAGCAACCGAGACTGTTTATCTTTTATGAAGATGATTTGAAAACAGAAGCGGAACTATTGCAAAAAATTACTAAAGTTTTGTGGGGAGACACACTCGAAATTATTATTAACTGCTTGCCAGCAAATACTCACGGGCCACGAGAGATTTTACCTGGAAAAGACTTGAAAAATAAGGAGCGATCGCGTCAGCGAATTGAAGCATGGAAATCCACTGCAAAACAGATTGAAGACCCGAATAAGCCAACTTTCTCCTTGATAATGGCACGACAGTTTTACGCAGATCCTACTGGTGAAAAATCTCCTAAACATGACGATAAAGTTAATAAACCTTCAACCCGCCAAGCACTAGCAAAGGTTGGTAGTGGTGTGCAGTTTCTTCTACCCATTGCAAAGACACGTAAAACAAAGCATCTCAAACTCACAGACTTCTTCCATCGGATGCAGTCGGCTCTGAAAGATTTGTTCTCGGCTCATTCTGGTCGGATTGATGGTGTAAAAGAAAAGGTTGACAAGTATTTGCAAAATATCCCACCAGAAGCTAGACCAAAAGAAATTTTAGGGTTCACAATCGTCCGTAAACAAAGGGGTCGCATTCGTGGTGTTATTGAGAATACATTTTTAGCAGTGGCAATGCGCCTCAACGTAGATACAGGAAAATGTGAGCTTTGCTGTGCTTACGAGAAAGGAAATTTAGTAATCAGCCCGTGGTTTAGTTTTTCTGATGCACTAGCTTTTATTGCCCAACTTACTCCAATCAAACTGGCTGATAAGCGTAATGTGTCTCAAACTCGATTCATGAACTTTGTAAAACAGATTATTTCTAACTCTGTGGAAGATGGGATGCAACCATTGGTTATGATTGATTCTTCCAACTGCGTCCAACTTTGGGATTGGCTTGCTGATAGCAGAATTAATGCTAATCAAATTAACCTTGGCCAGCAGTTTGAGAATATGCAGGATGAATGGCAAGGCGCACGTTTAATTCGCATTCGCCAAGAACTCGCCCCTGGAATTATTGAGAAAAAAGCCAGACATTTAATAGAGACTTCTTTAGAAGATACCAGAACTAAAGAACAACTAAACAAACTGCCACCTACGCTGAAAATTCCTTCAGCTTCTAGTGCGACTGGATTATTCCGACTCAGCGCTACTAACCAAACTGGATGTGTGGCTTATCTATCTGTGGCACGTGAAGCACCACATCAATATCCACGTGGCCAAAGTTGTTATCGTTCAACCCAGACCCTAGCCAACAAAGTTGGGTTAAAGATAAGTCAACTCTCTACAAAAGCTCCATTTATAGGTCGCTGGCCTACTCCAAATCCCCTAGAGATTGTTGTTACCTTGAGACAACCAGAAGATAATCCTGACGATCTAGCTGCCCTTGTAGAGTCACTGCGCTATGGCTTTGGTCACTACAGCGATTGGACGGGTTTGCCTGCTCCCCTATTTTTTGAGCGTGTTGTACGGGACTACATCAGTGATTTTGCGATCGCAGATGAGGAAACTGAAGCAGAGCTAGATTAA